A stretch of the Polynucleobacter tropicus genome encodes the following:
- a CDS encoding DUF934 domain-containing protein, translating into MTNATIPTSNNIASHDQILHFPKDQKPNLSPNEWLIWGGSQDEGGLPDIEPGHSSLHKILVPFTWWIEHHNEADVVAKAKQGQIGVWFAADIDILKHAELIEAGKKVWPLVAAHFPIFRDGRSFSTAALLRNRLQWTGEIRAIGDVLIDQLLQGARVGFDSFALRPDQKTDVALKQFDLFSVTTQNSWRDKRTTISA; encoded by the coding sequence ATGACTAATGCAACGATTCCAACAAGTAACAATATTGCAAGTCATGATCAAATTTTGCATTTTCCTAAAGATCAAAAGCCCAATCTATCCCCCAATGAATGGTTAATTTGGGGCGGTAGTCAAGATGAAGGTGGCTTGCCAGATATCGAGCCGGGCCACTCTTCTCTTCACAAAATACTCGTGCCATTTACTTGGTGGATAGAGCATCACAATGAAGCCGATGTAGTCGCTAAAGCAAAACAAGGTCAAATTGGCGTGTGGTTTGCGGCTGATATTGATATTTTGAAACATGCCGAGTTGATTGAAGCTGGCAAGAAGGTATGGCCACTAGTCGCAGCACACTTTCCGATTTTTAGAGACGGTAGAAGCTTTAGTACTGCCGCACTATTGCGCAATCGTTTGCAGTGGACTGGGGAAATCCGCGCCATTGGCGATGTATTAATCGATCAATTATTGCAAGGTGCCCGTGTTGGTTTTGATAGCTTTGCACTACGTCCAGATCAAAAGACTGATGTTGCCTTAAAGCAATTTGATTTGTTTAGCGTGACAACGCAGAACAGTTGGCGCGATAAACGCACTACCATTAGCGCCTAA
- a CDS encoding UDP-N-acetylglucosamine 4,6-dehydratase has translation MNILSLIGRQFNLFDADIIAHSTALNDMVQQSRFLIIGGAGSIGQAVVREIFKRMPKVLHVVDISENNMVELVRDIRSTLGYINGDFQTFAIDYGSVEFLALLNSGYEYDYVLNLSALKHVRSEKDPFTLMRMIDVNITNVIRSIDLAKSMRAKKYFCVSTDKAANPVNMMGGSKRIMEMFLGRASLEIPISTARFANVAFSDGSLLYGFSQRILKRQPISAPNDVRRYFVTPQESGELCLMSCLLGQNRDIFFPKLNENLHLTTFSEIAIRYLSDIGFEAVECSTEEEARHRVLELIPQKKWPCYFFESDTTGEKDFEEFFTSSELLDMESFEGIGVIKNLATFDNGRLEHFIETLKLMRANKTWHKEEIVDLFNYMVPGFAHKETGKYLDQRM, from the coding sequence ATGAATATCCTATCTTTAATTGGGCGTCAATTTAATTTATTTGATGCTGACATTATTGCGCATTCAACAGCGTTAAATGATATGGTTCAGCAGTCTCGCTTTTTAATAATTGGTGGAGCTGGTTCTATAGGTCAGGCTGTAGTTAGGGAAATCTTTAAAAGAATGCCGAAGGTTTTGCATGTTGTTGATATTAGTGAAAATAACATGGTGGAATTGGTACGCGATATCAGAAGCACTTTAGGCTATATAAATGGTGATTTTCAAACGTTTGCAATCGATTATGGCTCGGTTGAATTTTTGGCGCTTTTAAATTCTGGGTATGAATATGACTATGTATTAAATTTATCTGCATTAAAGCATGTTCGTAGCGAAAAGGATCCGTTTACGCTAATGAGAATGATTGATGTCAATATTACCAATGTTATTCGTAGTATTGATCTTGCTAAGTCTATGCGCGCCAAGAAATATTTTTGCGTATCCACGGATAAGGCTGCAAACCCCGTAAATATGATGGGCGGAAGTAAACGCATCATGGAAATGTTTTTAGGGCGAGCAAGTCTGGAGATCCCGATTTCTACGGCGCGTTTTGCGAATGTGGCATTCTCGGATGGATCATTGTTATATGGTTTTAGTCAACGCATTTTAAAGCGCCAGCCAATTTCGGCCCCCAATGACGTTAGGCGATATTTTGTAACACCTCAAGAATCTGGTGAATTATGCTTGATGTCATGTTTGCTGGGTCAAAACCGAGACATTTTTTTTCCAAAACTAAATGAAAATCTTCATTTGACAACCTTTTCTGAAATCGCAATTCGCTATCTTTCCGATATAGGTTTTGAGGCAGTTGAGTGCTCTACGGAAGAGGAGGCTCGACATCGTGTTTTGGAGCTTATTCCGCAAAAAAAATGGCCATGTTATTTTTTTGAGAGTGATACCACGGGGGAGAAAGATTTCGAAGAGTTTTTTACATCTAGCGAATTGTTGGATATGGAGTCGTTTGAGGGTATCGGCGTAATTAAAAATCTTGCAACTTTTGATAATGGCAGACTTGAACACTTTATTGAGACTCTAAAATTAATGAGAGCAAATAAAACATGGCACAAGGAGGAGATAGTTGATCTCTTTAATTATATGGTTCCAGGATTTGCGCATAAAGAAACTGGAAAATACTTAGACCAAAGGATGTGA
- a CDS encoding sugar transferase has translation MQRVFDIFFSALSLLLLSPLLIPVAIFLKNTGEGEIFYCQNRVGKHGKLFRLYKFSTMLKNSPNMKAGTVTIKDDPRILPSGKFFRKTKINELPQLLNIFLGDMSVIGPRPLTEQTFNSYSLEVQKAVEKVKPGLSGIGSIVFRNEEDILCCDVSPIDFYKNVIAPYKGALEQWYVQNQSVKIYFTAIFVTAWLIISPKSTVVWRAFPQLPAPPRSLAGSLNYQF, from the coding sequence ATGCAGCGAGTTTTTGACATTTTTTTTTCGGCTTTATCTTTGTTGCTTCTTTCGCCGCTGCTAATTCCGGTTGCTATTTTTCTTAAAAATACTGGCGAGGGAGAAATTTTTTATTGTCAGAACAGGGTTGGTAAGCATGGTAAATTATTTAGGCTATATAAATTCTCCACCATGTTAAAAAACAGTCCTAATATGAAGGCTGGAACTGTCACCATAAAAGATGATCCAAGAATACTCCCCTCAGGAAAATTCTTTCGAAAAACAAAAATCAATGAACTGCCACAATTGTTAAATATTTTTTTGGGGGATATGAGTGTAATAGGGCCCAGGCCTTTGACTGAGCAGACATTTAATTCTTATTCCTTGGAGGTGCAAAAAGCGGTCGAAAAAGTAAAACCGGGATTATCTGGTATAGGCTCAATAGTTTTTCGCAATGAGGAGGATATTCTTTGTTGTGATGTAAGTCCTATTGATTTTTATAAGAATGTAATAGCGCCCTATAAAGGCGCATTAGAGCAATGGTATGTTCAAAATCAAAGCGTAAAAATATATTTCACCGCTATTTTTGTTACTGCCTGGTTGATTATTTCTCCAAAATCAACTGTAGTATGGCGCGCTTTTCCTCAATTGCCTGCGCCCCCTAGAAGTCTTGCGGGATCACTTAACTATCAATTTTAA
- a CDS encoding calcium:proton antiporter, with amino-acid sequence MELLHSLASHTWFIALMAVMLIGGVLSAVHHAEVIAHKTGEPYGALVLAISVTIIEVSLIISMMLSGHEGSQFIARDAVFATVMIVINGVIGLCIFIGGLHHHEMSFRNEGTNSALAVLTALATFILVMPIVTTSTPGPDFTKSQLAFAGIASFVLYAAFLFFQTISHRDYYLPKTEEKKTDINFHAPKPSNLKASISVALLIASLIVVVGLAELLSPAIEAGVKAAGAPKTIVGIAIAMLVLMPEGYAAVRAAKANRLQSSLNLALGSALASIGLSIPTIAAIAIFFNLPLSLGISDLNMTLMYLTLFIGALTLAIGRTTLLQGVVHLIIFFEYLFLSLVP; translated from the coding sequence ATGGAACTTCTTCACTCCTTAGCCAGCCATACCTGGTTTATTGCGCTGATGGCCGTCATGCTCATTGGAGGCGTGCTTTCTGCAGTTCACCACGCGGAAGTGATTGCCCATAAAACTGGTGAACCTTATGGCGCCCTAGTATTGGCAATTAGCGTCACCATTATCGAGGTTTCTTTGATTATCTCCATGATGCTATCGGGTCACGAAGGATCACAATTTATTGCTAGAGATGCAGTGTTTGCCACCGTCATGATTGTGATTAATGGCGTTATTGGTTTGTGTATTTTTATTGGCGGCCTGCACCATCATGAAATGTCTTTTCGCAATGAGGGTACCAACTCGGCCTTAGCAGTGCTGACTGCATTAGCCACCTTCATTTTGGTTATGCCAATTGTGACAACCAGCACCCCAGGGCCAGACTTCACCAAAAGCCAACTTGCTTTTGCAGGCATCGCCTCATTTGTCCTTTACGCTGCTTTTTTATTCTTCCAAACCATTAGTCATCGCGACTATTACCTACCAAAAACAGAAGAGAAAAAAACTGACATTAATTTTCATGCGCCAAAGCCCAGCAATCTCAAGGCTTCCATAAGTGTTGCACTATTGATTGCATCGCTGATCGTGGTTGTGGGTTTAGCGGAATTACTCAGCCCCGCCATTGAAGCTGGAGTTAAAGCTGCCGGCGCACCCAAAACCATTGTGGGTATCGCGATTGCCATGCTAGTACTCATGCCAGAAGGATATGCGGCAGTAAGAGCAGCAAAGGCTAATCGCTTGCAAAGCAGCTTAAATCTAGCATTAGGGTCAGCTCTCGCGAGCATTGGACTATCTATTCCAACAATTGCGGCGATCGCCATCTTCTTTAACCTGCCTCTTAGCCTAGGTATTAGCGACCTGAATATGACCCTGATGTATCTCACCCTCTTTATTGGGGCACTTACATTAGCCATCGGCAGAACCACGCTATTGCAAGGGGTGGTCCACCTGATTATTTTCTTTGAGTATTTGTTTTTAAGTTTGGTGCCCTAA
- the cobA gene encoding uroporphyrinogen-III C-methyltransferase — translation MFNNPSSTGKVYLVGAGPGAVDLITVRGAKLLAQADIVFYDALVDPEMLELCPQAEKVAVGKRCGKLSSAQQFINKRLVDAAQKYQIIVRLKGGDPMMFGRADEEIQTLKNRQIEVEVVPGITAALAGAASIQQSLTLRGVSRSVAFITLAQGTNHSHANEDKAPQPIASPSADTLVYYMGRKDAAKIAQQLIQQSDHGGVHKQDTPVHILEAVSTAHERLWSSTLEQLASGKADGWFNSNSPALIMVGEALRHKAELVTTKSESSSTKIDNGLQDSQILANRTRRA, via the coding sequence ATGTTCAATAACCCTTCATCCACTGGCAAAGTGTATTTAGTTGGCGCTGGCCCAGGTGCAGTTGATTTAATTACCGTGCGTGGTGCAAAACTTTTAGCGCAAGCAGACATTGTTTTTTATGATGCTTTAGTTGACCCTGAAATGCTAGAGCTTTGCCCGCAAGCAGAGAAAGTGGCTGTTGGTAAACGTTGCGGCAAGCTTTCATCAGCCCAGCAATTTATCAATAAGCGCTTAGTTGATGCTGCGCAAAAGTACCAAATCATCGTGCGCCTTAAAGGTGGTGACCCCATGATGTTTGGTCGCGCCGATGAAGAAATCCAAACCCTAAAAAATCGTCAGATTGAAGTGGAGGTCGTTCCAGGAATTACTGCTGCACTAGCTGGCGCTGCAAGCATTCAACAATCGCTGACTTTACGTGGCGTAAGCAGGAGCGTTGCTTTTATTACGCTGGCGCAAGGCACCAATCACTCGCATGCAAATGAAGATAAGGCGCCACAACCTATTGCAAGCCCCAGTGCAGATACCTTGGTGTATTACATGGGGCGTAAAGACGCTGCCAAAATTGCACAGCAACTCATTCAGCAAAGTGATCATGGTGGCGTTCATAAGCAGGATACGCCTGTGCATATTTTAGAAGCAGTTAGTACAGCACATGAACGACTTTGGAGCAGCACGCTTGAGCAATTGGCCAGCGGCAAAGCTGATGGCTGGTTTAACAGTAATTCGCCTGCTTTAATTATGGTTGGCGAAGCCTTAAGACATAAAGCTGAACTGGTGACTACAAAATCAGAGAGCTCTAGCACCAAAATCGATAATGGCCTGCAAGACAGCCAAATCCTCGCCAACCGCACTCGTCGCGCTTAA
- a CDS encoding glycosyltransferase family 4 protein — MIGLILAFLLSFITTSLLIRYKKLHQKFSADSDFSGPQKFHQFPVPRVGGIGIALGAVFAILIRFSYGQGFGVETLLLLCAIPAFAIGMTEDITKKISVRARLIFTAIGAGLFVSLSHMRILGVGIPHIDSIISIPGVGGLLTIFAITGLSNAYNIIDGFNGLASMVGIITLLAIGYISYVLMDPLLMYTSLIMASAILGFFVWNYPRGLIFLGDGGAYLIGFWIACLSIILAYKHHEVSPWFCLMINGYPVIETLFSIYRRTIHQNKSPGQPDGMHFHTLIYRRILIKDQCDDHLFSANAKTAPYLWIMAGLSVMPATLFWNSTHILALSWFIFLSIYMWIYSRIVNFRTPFWMRIS, encoded by the coding sequence ATGATTGGTCTAATCCTTGCCTTCCTTCTGTCTTTCATAACAACATCGCTATTAATTCGATATAAAAAATTACATCAAAAATTTTCAGCAGACTCGGATTTCTCAGGGCCACAAAAATTTCATCAGTTCCCCGTTCCTAGAGTTGGGGGAATAGGCATTGCACTGGGCGCCGTCTTCGCAATACTTATTAGATTCTCTTATGGCCAGGGATTTGGTGTTGAAACGCTTTTATTGCTCTGCGCAATCCCCGCCTTTGCAATTGGGATGACAGAAGATATAACCAAGAAAATTAGCGTTAGGGCACGTCTAATTTTCACAGCAATTGGCGCTGGATTATTCGTATCACTTTCGCATATGCGAATATTGGGGGTGGGTATTCCGCACATAGATTCAATCATCTCCATTCCCGGAGTCGGGGGATTACTTACTATCTTTGCAATTACCGGATTATCAAACGCTTACAACATCATTGATGGATTCAATGGTTTAGCAAGCATGGTTGGCATCATTACACTTTTAGCCATAGGCTATATAAGTTATGTTCTGATGGATCCATTGCTGATGTACACAAGCCTTATCATGGCAAGTGCTATTCTGGGCTTCTTTGTCTGGAACTACCCTCGTGGCTTAATATTTTTAGGCGATGGAGGCGCATACCTAATAGGATTCTGGATTGCCTGCTTAAGCATAATTCTGGCCTATAAACATCATGAGGTCTCACCCTGGTTTTGCTTAATGATTAATGGCTATCCCGTTATTGAAACACTTTTCTCAATATATAGGCGTACAATTCATCAAAATAAGAGCCCTGGCCAACCAGATGGCATGCACTTTCACACTCTAATTTATCGACGAATCTTAATTAAAGACCAGTGTGATGACCATTTATTCTCAGCCAATGCCAAAACTGCACCATATCTCTGGATTATGGCAGGGCTGAGTGTTATGCCAGCAACTCTATTCTGGAATTCAACCCACATCCTAGCCTTGTCTTGGTTTATTTTTCTATCTATATACATGTGGATTTATTCCAGGATTGTAAACTTTAGAACCCCATTTTGGATGCGCATAAGCTAG
- a CDS encoding nitrite/sulfite reductase, with amino-acid sequence MYKYDHIDQTLVNQRVAQFRDQVARRLDGSLAEEEFRPLRLQNGLYHQRHAYMLRVAIPYGLFNSKQLRTMAHIAEKYDRGYGHFTTRQNIQYNWVTLEDTPDILAELAKVEMHAIQTSGNCIRNITSDAFAGVAGDEYVDPRPICELLRQWSTLHPEFAHLPRKFKFAINGAKEDRTILLCHDVGIELKKSKDIHNGELSNGLTADIYAGGGMGRTPILGSLIKQNLPWQLLPSYLTALLRVYNRFGRRDNLYKARIKILVKALGPEEFARQVEGEWAHIKNGDDNFTQAEWDRVAKHFTKPAYKSLTTLSNEEIVNQASDTEKAAFARWLERNVKGHQVPGYASVILSLKPHGSVAPGDATTAQMLAIADLADQYSFGELRATHEQNLVLADVEQGKLYALWQEAKKQKVALPNIGLLTDIIACPGGDFCSLANAKSLPIAKAIQERFDDLDYLFDLGDISLNISGCINSCGHHHVGNIGVLGVDKDGEEWYQITLGGEQGNDAAIGKVIGPSFYADEIPDVMTNIINTYVAQRQDGESFIKTYNRLGITPFKEAAYQNKRAKEEKAQTAGDAS; translated from the coding sequence ATGTATAAATACGACCATATTGACCAAACCCTTGTAAATCAACGGGTTGCACAATTTAGAGATCAAGTTGCCAGACGCTTAGATGGCAGTCTGGCCGAAGAAGAATTTCGCCCTTTGAGACTGCAAAATGGTCTCTACCACCAACGCCATGCTTACATGCTGCGAGTGGCAATTCCGTATGGGTTATTTAATTCGAAGCAATTGCGCACAATGGCGCACATTGCTGAAAAATATGACCGCGGTTATGGTCACTTCACGACTCGACAAAACATCCAATACAACTGGGTCACCCTAGAAGACACACCAGATATTTTGGCCGAACTTGCCAAGGTAGAAATGCATGCCATTCAAACTTCTGGTAATTGCATTCGCAATATCACCAGCGATGCTTTTGCTGGGGTTGCTGGCGATGAATACGTAGATCCACGCCCTATTTGTGAATTACTACGTCAATGGTCAACATTACACCCTGAGTTTGCACACTTGCCACGCAAATTTAAATTTGCGATTAATGGCGCCAAAGAAGATCGCACCATTTTGCTTTGTCATGATGTGGGCATTGAACTCAAAAAGAGCAAAGATATTCATAATGGCGAACTAAGCAATGGACTAACTGCAGACATCTATGCCGGTGGTGGCATGGGTCGCACCCCAATTCTAGGCTCGCTGATCAAGCAGAATTTGCCGTGGCAGCTACTGCCAAGTTACCTTACCGCACTATTGCGCGTGTATAACCGTTTTGGCCGACGAGACAATCTCTATAAGGCTCGCATCAAGATCTTAGTCAAAGCACTTGGGCCCGAAGAGTTCGCACGCCAAGTTGAAGGTGAATGGGCTCATATCAAAAATGGTGATGATAACTTTACTCAGGCCGAGTGGGATCGCGTTGCAAAGCACTTTACAAAGCCAGCTTACAAGAGCCTGACAACACTCTCCAATGAAGAAATCGTTAACCAGGCAAGCGATACAGAAAAGGCAGCGTTTGCAAGATGGCTTGAGCGCAATGTCAAAGGCCATCAAGTGCCTGGTTATGCCAGCGTGATTTTGTCACTCAAACCACATGGCTCAGTAGCCCCTGGTGATGCCACTACTGCACAAATGTTAGCAATTGCTGATTTAGCAGATCAATATAGTTTTGGTGAATTACGCGCAACTCATGAACAAAACCTAGTCTTGGCTGATGTTGAACAAGGCAAGCTATACGCACTTTGGCAAGAAGCGAAAAAGCAAAAAGTAGCGCTACCAAATATTGGTTTGCTCACTGACATCATCGCCTGCCCAGGTGGAGACTTCTGCTCCTTAGCAAATGCCAAATCACTACCGATTGCTAAAGCCATTCAAGAACGCTTTGATGACTTGGATTACTTATTTGATTTGGGCGACATCTCACTCAATATTTCTGGGTGCATTAACTCTTGCGGTCATCACCATGTCGGCAATATTGGCGTCTTAGGTGTCGATAAAGATGGTGAAGAGTGGTATCAAATCACCTTAGGTGGCGAGCAAGGTAATGATGCTGCTATAGGCAAAGTCATCGGACCCTCTTTCTACGCCGATGAAATTCCCGATGTCATGACGAACATCATTAATACTTATGTAGCGCAGCGCCAGGATGGTGAATCCTTTATCAAGACCTACAACAGATTAGGTATTACCCCCTTCAAAGAAGCTGCCTATCAGAATAAAAGAGCCAAAGAAGAGAAAGCTCAAACTGCGGGAGATGCATCATGA
- a CDS encoding sirohydrochlorin chelatase, with the protein MKAIILFGHGARDARWREPFDRLAGLWRSQHPQVLVELAFLEMMQPSLESAVASLAGDGATQITVVPVFFGQGGHLRNDFPLLLAACQEKFPQIALSATSAVGEDLAVLQAIIDFGARAL; encoded by the coding sequence ATGAAGGCAATCATTCTTTTTGGCCATGGTGCTAGAGATGCTCGTTGGCGCGAGCCTTTTGATCGATTGGCTGGACTATGGCGTAGTCAGCATCCCCAGGTGTTGGTGGAACTTGCTTTCTTGGAAATGATGCAACCCTCATTGGAGAGTGCTGTAGCTTCTTTAGCGGGCGATGGTGCCACCCAAATTACTGTAGTGCCTGTCTTTTTTGGTCAGGGTGGTCATTTGCGCAATGACTTTCCTCTCTTACTTGCTGCTTGCCAAGAAAAATTTCCTCAGATTGCTTTAAGCGCGACGAGTGCGGTTGGCGAGGATTTGGCTGTCTTGCAGGCCATTATCGATTTTGGTGCTAGAGCTCTCTGA